The genomic window ACATGCCCGAGGACAGGGCGAATCACATCGAGGAACTGGTGGGCGACGTGGTGAGCGAACAGGATATCAGGAGAATCCTCGCCAACCTTCAGCACAGGAAGCTCATCACGGCGAGGGAAAGGCTCCTTGTAGAGGTGGCGACGAGGTTTCAGGAGGAAATAGGCAGGGACCTCCTTGACTTGTCCCCCTACAAAAGGGAGTCGCTCCACGCGGAATTACTCAAACGACTTCTGCGTAGCCTGGCTCTCAGTTAGGTAGTGAGGACATGAAATGCGAAAAATGCGGAATAAGGGAAGCTGAAGTACACATCAGGCACCAAAAGGGCAAGGAGACGGACGACTTCCACCTCTGCCGCCAGTGCGCCGAGGATATGGCCAAGGATGGTTTGCTTCCGGACGTTTCTTTCGAGATACCCCTGGACAATTTTCCCTGGGGGCTTTTCTCCTGGCACGGGTCCGCTCCATCAGGCCCTGATGCGGACGCTTCGCCGGCCGATCAACGGGTCTGCAGCCACTGCGGCCTCGATCACTCCTCCTTCAGGAAGACCGGTAAGTTCGGGTGTCCCGATTGTTTCACGGCGTTCCAGGACGATCTCGCCCCCCTCTTCAGGAAGATCCACGGATCGGATATCCATAGGGGCACGAGGCCCCAAAATGCCTGCGGGGACGAGACTTCCCCGGAAGACCTGGAATCCCTGAGGAAAGAACTCAGGGAGGCCGTGGAGAAGGAAGAATACGAAAGGGCAGCGATAATCAGGGACCGGATAAGGGAGATCGGAGAGTGTTATGAAGGCGAAGGCTAGGGAAATCGCCGACAGCTCCCTCGAATGGCTTGAT from Thermovirga sp. includes these protein-coding regions:
- a CDS encoding CtsR family transcriptional regulator, encoding MASLTRIIERHIVELLERASEESVFLSRKDLAERFGCVPSQINYVIRSRFTPERGYIVESQRGGHGYIRVIRLCLDMPEDRANHIEELVGDVVSEQDIRRILANLQHRKLITARERLLVEVATRFQEEIGRDLLDLSPYKRESLHAELLKRLLRSLALS
- a CDS encoding excinuclease ABC subunit B, with product MKCEKCGIREAEVHIRHQKGKETDDFHLCRQCAEDMAKDGLLPDVSFEIPLDNFPWGLFSWHGSAPSGPDADASPADQRVCSHCGLDHSSFRKTGKFGCPDCFTAFQDDLAPLFRKIHGSDIHRGTRPQNACGDETSPEDLESLRKELREAVEKEEYERAAIIRDRIREIGECYEGEG